Proteins from one Rhinopithecus roxellana isolate Shanxi Qingling chromosome 20, ASM756505v1, whole genome shotgun sequence genomic window:
- the MSLN gene encoding mesothelin isoform X8: MWGCGAWGALGGHCGGGAILGAQPDPSCSLSPRQLLGFTCAEVSGLSTELVQELAVALGQKNVKLSAEQLRCLAHRLSEPPEDLDALPLDLLLFLNPDAFLGPQACTHFFSRVTKANVDLLPRGAPERQRLLPAALACWGVQGSLLSEADVQALGGLACDLPGRFVAKSAEVVLPRLVRCLGPLDQDQQEAARAALQRGGPPYGPPSTWSVSTLDALQGLLPVLGQPIIHSIPQGIVAAWRQRSSRDPSWRQPEQTVLRPRFRRDVERTTCPPDKEAREIDENLIFYKKWELEACVDAALLATQMDRVNAIPFTYEQLDVLKHKLDELYPQGYPESVIRHLGHLFLKMSPEDIRKWNVTSLETLKALLKVSKGHEMSTQVATLIDRFVMGRGQLDKDTLDTLTAFCPGCLCSLSPEQLSSMPPSIIWVVRPQDLDTCGPRQLDVLYPKARLAFQNLSGSEYFVKIRSFLGGASTEDLKALSQQNVSMDLATFMKLRREAVLPLTVAEVQKLLGPHVAGLKVEEQHSPVRDWIRQQRQDDLDTLGLGLQGGIPNGYLILDLSVREALSGTPCLLGPGPVLTVLALLLASTLA, translated from the exons ATGTGGGGCTGCGGGGCTTGGGGAGCACTGGGTGGGCACTGCGGGGGAGGGGCGATCCTGGGTGCCCAGCCCGACCCCTCCTGCAGCCTCTCCCCACGCCAACTCCTTGGCTTCACATGTGCGGAGGTGTCTGGCCTGAGCACGGAGCTTGTCCAGGAGCTGGCTGTGGCCTTGGGACAGAAGAATGTCAAGCTCTCAGCAGAGCAG CTGCGCTGTCTGGCTCACCGACTCTCTGAGCCCCCCGAGGACCTGGACGCCCTCCCGCTGGACCTGCTGCTATTCCTCAA CCCAGACGCGTTCTTGGGGCCCCAGGCCTGCACCCACTTCTTCTCCCGCGTCACGAAGGCCAACGTGGACCTGCTCCCACGGGGGGCTCCTGAGAGACAGCGGCTGCTGCCTGCGGCTCTGGCCTGCTGG GGTGTGCAGGGGTCTCTGCTGAGCGAGGCTGATGTACAGGCTCTGGGAGGCCTGGCTTGCGACCTGCCTGGGCGCTTTGTGGCCAAGTCGGCAGAAGTGGTGCTACCCCGGCTGGTGCGCTGCCTGGGACCCCTGGACCAGGACCAGCAGGAAGCAGCAAGGGCGGCTCTGCAGAGAGGAGGACCCCCCTACGG CCCCCCGTCAACGTGGTCTGTCTCCACCCTGGACGCTCTGCAGGGCCTGCTGCCTGTGCTGGGCCAGCCCATCATCCACAGCATCCCGCAG GGCATCGTGGCCGCATGGCGGCAACGCTCCTCTCGGGACCCATCCTGGCGGCAGCCTGAACAGACCGTCCTCCGGCCGAGGTTCCGGCGGGACGTGGAGA GGACAACCTGTCCCCCAGACAAGGAGGCCCGCGAGATAGATGAGAACCTCATCTTCTACAAGAAGTGGGAGCTGGAAGCCTGCGTGGATGCGGCCCTGCTGGCCACCCAGATGGACCGCGTGAACGCCATTCCCTTCACCTACGAGCAACTGGACGTCCTAAAGCATAAACTGGATGAG CTCTACCCACAAGGCTACCCCGAGTCTGTGATCCGGCACCTGGGCCACCTCTTCCTCAAGATGAGCCCTGAGGACATTCGCAAATGGAACGTGACGTCCCTGGAGACCCTGAAGGCTCTGCTCAAAGTCAGCAAGGGGCATGAAATGAGTACTCAG GTGGCCACCCTGATTGACCGCTTTGTGATGGGAAGGGGCCAGCTAGACAAAGACACCCTGGACACCCTGACCGCCTTCTGCCCCGGGTGCCTGTGCTCCCTCAGCCCTGAGCAGCTGAGCTCCATGCCCCCCAGCATCATCTG GGTGGTCAGGCCCCAGGACCTGGACACGTGTGGCCCGAGGCAGCTGGACGTCCTCTATCCCAAGGCCCGCCTTGCTTTCCAGAACCTGAGCGGGTCCGAATACTTCGTGAAGATCCGGTCTTTCCTGG GTGGGGCCTCCACGGAGGATTTGAAGGCTCTCAGTCAGCAGAATGTGAGCATGGACTTGGCCACGTTCATGAAGCTGCGGAGGGAAGCGGTGCTG CCGTTGACTGTGGCTGAGGTGCAGAAACTTCTGGGACCCCACGTGGCGGGCCTGAAGGTGGAGGAGCAGCACAGCCCCGTGCGGGACTGGATCCGACAGCAGCGGCAGGACGACCTGGACACGCTGGGGCTGGGGCTACAGGGCGGCATCCCCAACGGCTACCTGATCCTAGACCTCAGTGTGCGAG AGGCCCTCTCGGGGACGCCCTGCCTCCTAGGACCTGGACCTGTACTCACCGTCCTGGCTTTGCTCCTGGCCTCCACCCTGGCCTGA
- the MSLN gene encoding mesothelin isoform X2 → MGPQAGLGQRHAVGVGAGDPILSRCPLQKQTMALPTTRPLLGSCGTPALGSLLFLLFSLGWVQPSRALAGETTQGAGLSHVQQALCPQEAAPLDGVLTNAPNIASLSPRQLLGFTCAEVSGLSTELVQELAVALGQKNVKLSAEQLRCLAHRLSEPPEDLDALPLDLLLFLNPDAFLGPQACTHFFSRVTKANVDLLPRGAPERQRLLPAALACWGVQGSLLSEADVQALGGLACDLPGRFVAKSAEVVLPRLVRCLGPLDQDQQEAARAALQRGGPPYGPPSTWSVSTLDALQGLLPVLGQPIIHSIPQGIVAAWRQRSSRDPSWRQPEQTVLRPRFRRDVERTTCPPDKEAREIDENLIFYKKWELEACVDAALLATQMDRVNAIPFTYEQLDVLKHKLDELYPQGYPESVIRHLGHLFLKMSPEDIRKWNVTSLETLKALLKVSKGHEMSTQVATLIDRFVMGRGQLDKDTLDTLTAFCPGCLCSLSPEQLSSMPPSIIWVVRPQDLDTCGPRQLDVLYPKARLAFQNLSGSEYFVKIRSFLGGASTEDLKALSQQNVSMDLATFMKLRREAVLPLTVAEVQKLLGPHVAGLKVEEQHSPVRDWIRQQRQDDLDTLGLGLQGGIPNGYLILDLSVREALSGTPCLLGPGPVLTVLALLLASTLA, encoded by the exons ATGGGGCCCCAGGCTGGCCTGGGACAGAGGCATGCGGTGGGAGTGGGAGCAGGGGATCCCATCCTGAGTCGCTGCCCTCTACAGAAACAGACCATGGCCTTGCCAACGACTCGACCCCTGTTGGGGTCCTGTGGGACCCCCGCCCTTGGCAGCCTCCTGTTCCTGCTCTTCAGCCTCG GATGGGTGCAACCCTCGAGGGCCTTGGCTGGAGAGACAACGCAG GGAGCTGGTCTGAGCCATGTACAGCAGGCCCTGTGCCCCCAGGAGGCTGCGCCCCTGGATGGAGTCCTGACCAATGCACCTAACATTGCCAG CCTCTCCCCACGCCAACTCCTTGGCTTCACATGTGCGGAGGTGTCTGGCCTGAGCACGGAGCTTGTCCAGGAGCTGGCTGTGGCCTTGGGACAGAAGAATGTCAAGCTCTCAGCAGAGCAG CTGCGCTGTCTGGCTCACCGACTCTCTGAGCCCCCCGAGGACCTGGACGCCCTCCCGCTGGACCTGCTGCTATTCCTCAA CCCAGACGCGTTCTTGGGGCCCCAGGCCTGCACCCACTTCTTCTCCCGCGTCACGAAGGCCAACGTGGACCTGCTCCCACGGGGGGCTCCTGAGAGACAGCGGCTGCTGCCTGCGGCTCTGGCCTGCTGG GGTGTGCAGGGGTCTCTGCTGAGCGAGGCTGATGTACAGGCTCTGGGAGGCCTGGCTTGCGACCTGCCTGGGCGCTTTGTGGCCAAGTCGGCAGAAGTGGTGCTACCCCGGCTGGTGCGCTGCCTGGGACCCCTGGACCAGGACCAGCAGGAAGCAGCAAGGGCGGCTCTGCAGAGAGGAGGACCCCCCTACGG CCCCCCGTCAACGTGGTCTGTCTCCACCCTGGACGCTCTGCAGGGCCTGCTGCCTGTGCTGGGCCAGCCCATCATCCACAGCATCCCGCAG GGCATCGTGGCCGCATGGCGGCAACGCTCCTCTCGGGACCCATCCTGGCGGCAGCCTGAACAGACCGTCCTCCGGCCGAGGTTCCGGCGGGACGTGGAGA GGACAACCTGTCCCCCAGACAAGGAGGCCCGCGAGATAGATGAGAACCTCATCTTCTACAAGAAGTGGGAGCTGGAAGCCTGCGTGGATGCGGCCCTGCTGGCCACCCAGATGGACCGCGTGAACGCCATTCCCTTCACCTACGAGCAACTGGACGTCCTAAAGCATAAACTGGATGAG CTCTACCCACAAGGCTACCCCGAGTCTGTGATCCGGCACCTGGGCCACCTCTTCCTCAAGATGAGCCCTGAGGACATTCGCAAATGGAACGTGACGTCCCTGGAGACCCTGAAGGCTCTGCTCAAAGTCAGCAAGGGGCATGAAATGAGTACTCAG GTGGCCACCCTGATTGACCGCTTTGTGATGGGAAGGGGCCAGCTAGACAAAGACACCCTGGACACCCTGACCGCCTTCTGCCCCGGGTGCCTGTGCTCCCTCAGCCCTGAGCAGCTGAGCTCCATGCCCCCCAGCATCATCTG GGTGGTCAGGCCCCAGGACCTGGACACGTGTGGCCCGAGGCAGCTGGACGTCCTCTATCCCAAGGCCCGCCTTGCTTTCCAGAACCTGAGCGGGTCCGAATACTTCGTGAAGATCCGGTCTTTCCTGG GTGGGGCCTCCACGGAGGATTTGAAGGCTCTCAGTCAGCAGAATGTGAGCATGGACTTGGCCACGTTCATGAAGCTGCGGAGGGAAGCGGTGCTG CCGTTGACTGTGGCTGAGGTGCAGAAACTTCTGGGACCCCACGTGGCGGGCCTGAAGGTGGAGGAGCAGCACAGCCCCGTGCGGGACTGGATCCGACAGCAGCGGCAGGACGACCTGGACACGCTGGGGCTGGGGCTACAGGGCGGCATCCCCAACGGCTACCTGATCCTAGACCTCAGTGTGCGAG AGGCCCTCTCGGGGACGCCCTGCCTCCTAGGACCTGGACCTGTACTCACCGTCCTGGCTTTGCTCCTGGCCTCCACCCTGGCCTGA
- the MSLN gene encoding mesothelin isoform X4, with protein sequence MGPQAGLGQRHAVGVGAGDPILSRCPLQKQTMALPTTRPLLGSCGTPALGSLLFLLFSLGWVQPSRALAGETTQEAAPLDGVLTNAPNIASLSPRQLLGFTCAEVSGLSTELVQELAVALGQKNVKLSAEQLRCLAHRLSEPPEDLDALPLDLLLFLNPDAFLGPQACTHFFSRVTKANVDLLPRGAPERQRLLPAALACWGVQGSLLSEADVQALGGLACDLPGRFVAKSAEVVLPRLVRCLGPLDQDQQEAARAALQRGGPPYGPPSTWSVSTLDALQGLLPVLGQPIIHSIPQGIVAAWRQRSSRDPSWRQPEQTVLRPRFRRDVERTTCPPDKEAREIDENLIFYKKWELEACVDAALLATQMDRVNAIPFTYEQLDVLKHKLDELYPQGYPESVIRHLGHLFLKMSPEDIRKWNVTSLETLKALLKVSKGHEMSTQVATLIDRFVMGRGQLDKDTLDTLTAFCPGCLCSLSPEQLSSMPPSIIWVVRPQDLDTCGPRQLDVLYPKARLAFQNLSGSEYFVKIRSFLGGASTEDLKALSQQNVSMDLATFMKLRREAVLPLTVAEVQKLLGPHVAGLKVEEQHSPVRDWIRQQRQDDLDTLGLGLQGGIPNGYLILDLSVREALSGTPCLLGPGPVLTVLALLLASTLA encoded by the exons ATGGGGCCCCAGGCTGGCCTGGGACAGAGGCATGCGGTGGGAGTGGGAGCAGGGGATCCCATCCTGAGTCGCTGCCCTCTACAGAAACAGACCATGGCCTTGCCAACGACTCGACCCCTGTTGGGGTCCTGTGGGACCCCCGCCCTTGGCAGCCTCCTGTTCCTGCTCTTCAGCCTCG GATGGGTGCAACCCTCGAGGGCCTTGGCTGGAGAGACAACGCAG GAGGCTGCGCCCCTGGATGGAGTCCTGACCAATGCACCTAACATTGCCAG CCTCTCCCCACGCCAACTCCTTGGCTTCACATGTGCGGAGGTGTCTGGCCTGAGCACGGAGCTTGTCCAGGAGCTGGCTGTGGCCTTGGGACAGAAGAATGTCAAGCTCTCAGCAGAGCAG CTGCGCTGTCTGGCTCACCGACTCTCTGAGCCCCCCGAGGACCTGGACGCCCTCCCGCTGGACCTGCTGCTATTCCTCAA CCCAGACGCGTTCTTGGGGCCCCAGGCCTGCACCCACTTCTTCTCCCGCGTCACGAAGGCCAACGTGGACCTGCTCCCACGGGGGGCTCCTGAGAGACAGCGGCTGCTGCCTGCGGCTCTGGCCTGCTGG GGTGTGCAGGGGTCTCTGCTGAGCGAGGCTGATGTACAGGCTCTGGGAGGCCTGGCTTGCGACCTGCCTGGGCGCTTTGTGGCCAAGTCGGCAGAAGTGGTGCTACCCCGGCTGGTGCGCTGCCTGGGACCCCTGGACCAGGACCAGCAGGAAGCAGCAAGGGCGGCTCTGCAGAGAGGAGGACCCCCCTACGG CCCCCCGTCAACGTGGTCTGTCTCCACCCTGGACGCTCTGCAGGGCCTGCTGCCTGTGCTGGGCCAGCCCATCATCCACAGCATCCCGCAG GGCATCGTGGCCGCATGGCGGCAACGCTCCTCTCGGGACCCATCCTGGCGGCAGCCTGAACAGACCGTCCTCCGGCCGAGGTTCCGGCGGGACGTGGAGA GGACAACCTGTCCCCCAGACAAGGAGGCCCGCGAGATAGATGAGAACCTCATCTTCTACAAGAAGTGGGAGCTGGAAGCCTGCGTGGATGCGGCCCTGCTGGCCACCCAGATGGACCGCGTGAACGCCATTCCCTTCACCTACGAGCAACTGGACGTCCTAAAGCATAAACTGGATGAG CTCTACCCACAAGGCTACCCCGAGTCTGTGATCCGGCACCTGGGCCACCTCTTCCTCAAGATGAGCCCTGAGGACATTCGCAAATGGAACGTGACGTCCCTGGAGACCCTGAAGGCTCTGCTCAAAGTCAGCAAGGGGCATGAAATGAGTACTCAG GTGGCCACCCTGATTGACCGCTTTGTGATGGGAAGGGGCCAGCTAGACAAAGACACCCTGGACACCCTGACCGCCTTCTGCCCCGGGTGCCTGTGCTCCCTCAGCCCTGAGCAGCTGAGCTCCATGCCCCCCAGCATCATCTG GGTGGTCAGGCCCCAGGACCTGGACACGTGTGGCCCGAGGCAGCTGGACGTCCTCTATCCCAAGGCCCGCCTTGCTTTCCAGAACCTGAGCGGGTCCGAATACTTCGTGAAGATCCGGTCTTTCCTGG GTGGGGCCTCCACGGAGGATTTGAAGGCTCTCAGTCAGCAGAATGTGAGCATGGACTTGGCCACGTTCATGAAGCTGCGGAGGGAAGCGGTGCTG CCGTTGACTGTGGCTGAGGTGCAGAAACTTCTGGGACCCCACGTGGCGGGCCTGAAGGTGGAGGAGCAGCACAGCCCCGTGCGGGACTGGATCCGACAGCAGCGGCAGGACGACCTGGACACGCTGGGGCTGGGGCTACAGGGCGGCATCCCCAACGGCTACCTGATCCTAGACCTCAGTGTGCGAG AGGCCCTCTCGGGGACGCCCTGCCTCCTAGGACCTGGACCTGTACTCACCGTCCTGGCTTTGCTCCTGGCCTCCACCCTGGCCTGA
- the MSLN gene encoding mesothelin isoform X9: protein MSVLPPFLSCGWTHQAWPRFSGGSSILPSHGGLPERGVCRSWFPLLRAPPHPRRTILVQGGSPHPLPHPTLAHRPPGPTLGSTRGSPGCSLAQPCPPGLHLKVGSGRPCGPKRLKQTMALPTTRPLLGSCGTPALGSLLFLLFSLGWVQPSRALAGETTQGAGLSHVQQALCPQEAAPLDGVLTNAPNIASLSPRQLLGFTCAEVSGLSTELVQELAVALGQKNVKLSAEQLRCLAHRLSEPPEDLDALPLDLLLFLNPDAFLGPQACTHFFSRVTKANVDLLPRGAPERQRLLPAALACWGVQGSLLSEADVQALGGLACDLPGRFVAKSAEVVLPRLVRCLGPLDQDQQEAARAALQRGGPPYGPPSTWSVSTLDALQGLLPVLGQPIIHSIPQGIVAAWRQRSSRDPSWRQPEQTVLRPRFRRDVERTTCPPDKEAREIDENLIFYKKWELEACVDAALLATQMDRVNAIPFTYEQLDVLKHKLDELYPQGYPESVIRHLGHLFLKMSPEDIRKWNVTSLETLKALLKVSKGHEMSTQVATLIDRFVMGRGQLDKDTLDTLTAFCPGCLCSLSPEQLSSMPPSII from the exons gACAATTCTTGTTCAGGGAGGGTCTCCCCACCCACTTCCCCACCCCACACTGGCCCACAGGCCTCCGGGCCCCACCCTAGGGAGTACAAGGGGATCCCCAGGCTGCTCactggcccagccctgcccacctgGGCTGCACCTTAAAGTGGGCTCAGGGAGGCCGTGTGGCCCCAAGAGGCTG AAACAGACCATGGCCTTGCCAACGACTCGACCCCTGTTGGGGTCCTGTGGGACCCCCGCCCTTGGCAGCCTCCTGTTCCTGCTCTTCAGCCTCG GATGGGTGCAACCCTCGAGGGCCTTGGCTGGAGAGACAACGCAG GGAGCTGGTCTGAGCCATGTACAGCAGGCCCTGTGCCCCCAGGAGGCTGCGCCCCTGGATGGAGTCCTGACCAATGCACCTAACATTGCCAG CCTCTCCCCACGCCAACTCCTTGGCTTCACATGTGCGGAGGTGTCTGGCCTGAGCACGGAGCTTGTCCAGGAGCTGGCTGTGGCCTTGGGACAGAAGAATGTCAAGCTCTCAGCAGAGCAG CTGCGCTGTCTGGCTCACCGACTCTCTGAGCCCCCCGAGGACCTGGACGCCCTCCCGCTGGACCTGCTGCTATTCCTCAA CCCAGACGCGTTCTTGGGGCCCCAGGCCTGCACCCACTTCTTCTCCCGCGTCACGAAGGCCAACGTGGACCTGCTCCCACGGGGGGCTCCTGAGAGACAGCGGCTGCTGCCTGCGGCTCTGGCCTGCTGG GGTGTGCAGGGGTCTCTGCTGAGCGAGGCTGATGTACAGGCTCTGGGAGGCCTGGCTTGCGACCTGCCTGGGCGCTTTGTGGCCAAGTCGGCAGAAGTGGTGCTACCCCGGCTGGTGCGCTGCCTGGGACCCCTGGACCAGGACCAGCAGGAAGCAGCAAGGGCGGCTCTGCAGAGAGGAGGACCCCCCTACGG CCCCCCGTCAACGTGGTCTGTCTCCACCCTGGACGCTCTGCAGGGCCTGCTGCCTGTGCTGGGCCAGCCCATCATCCACAGCATCCCGCAG GGCATCGTGGCCGCATGGCGGCAACGCTCCTCTCGGGACCCATCCTGGCGGCAGCCTGAACAGACCGTCCTCCGGCCGAGGTTCCGGCGGGACGTGGAGA GGACAACCTGTCCCCCAGACAAGGAGGCCCGCGAGATAGATGAGAACCTCATCTTCTACAAGAAGTGGGAGCTGGAAGCCTGCGTGGATGCGGCCCTGCTGGCCACCCAGATGGACCGCGTGAACGCCATTCCCTTCACCTACGAGCAACTGGACGTCCTAAAGCATAAACTGGATGAG CTCTACCCACAAGGCTACCCCGAGTCTGTGATCCGGCACCTGGGCCACCTCTTCCTCAAGATGAGCCCTGAGGACATTCGCAAATGGAACGTGACGTCCCTGGAGACCCTGAAGGCTCTGCTCAAAGTCAGCAAGGGGCATGAAATGAGTACTCAG GTGGCCACCCTGATTGACCGCTTTGTGATGGGAAGGGGCCAGCTAGACAAAGACACCCTGGACACCCTGACCGCCTTCTGCCCCGGGTGCCTGTGCTCCCTCAGCCCTGAGCAGCTGAGCTCCATGCCCCCCAGCATCATCTG A